A window of Fodinibius salinus contains these coding sequences:
- a CDS encoding Crp/Fnr family transcriptional regulator: protein MKVPTDLSSLTDTLESDMDLSDLGITKQFAPGETIVAEDAPVRSIPIVTKGSIKVLQSDDTFKEMVLYYLRPGETCIMSFLAGLYHDTSKVKAVAEEESEVLFIPVVKIHNLIKGHPEWLNYIFQIYHKRFEELLEVVDAVAFKNMDERLLQFLEKRCEVMETDTLSMTHDQLAQELGTAREVISRLLKKMEAEGLVELGRNKIRLM from the coding sequence ATGAAGGTACCAACCGACCTTTCGTCTCTTACCGATACGCTGGAATCAGATATGGACCTCAGTGATCTGGGGATTACCAAACAATTTGCGCCCGGTGAAACTATTGTGGCCGAGGATGCGCCCGTGCGAAGTATTCCTATTGTTACAAAGGGAAGTATTAAGGTGTTGCAATCAGATGACACCTTTAAGGAAATGGTGCTTTACTATCTGCGTCCCGGTGAAACGTGCATTATGTCTTTTTTGGCAGGCTTATATCACGATACCAGCAAAGTGAAGGCGGTAGCCGAAGAGGAGTCGGAAGTACTGTTTATTCCGGTTGTTAAAATTCATAATCTCATTAAAGGGCATCCTGAATGGTTGAATTACATATTTCAGATTTATCACAAGCGTTTTGAGGAGTTGCTAGAAGTTGTGGATGCGGTAGCCTTCAAAAACATGGATGAACGGCTACTTCAGTTTTTAGAGAAGCGTTGTGAAGTCATGGAAACGGACACGCTTTCCATGACACACGACCAGTTGGCCCAAGAGTTGGGAACGGCACGCGAAGTCATATCACGTTTGTTAAAGAAAATGGAGGCTGAGGGCCTTGTAGAGCTGGGTAGAAATAAAATTAGGCTTATGTGA
- the trxA gene encoding thioredoxin, with protein MIKTVKSRLLTNWHLTRWIALAVGSFFIIQALQYQDMILGLVGGFFLFQAVTNTGCLCGSCAVTSSPSAEPNDSNIKQVEFTQINGIDMPRTKQTETFNDIINADKPVLVDFYADWCGPCKMMGPILKKLKKKMGDQINIIKIDAEKNVDAAIKYNISGVPTLILFKDGEILWQKSGVMQAHQLESTINQNLGIS; from the coding sequence ATGATTAAAACTGTAAAAAGTAGATTGTTAACCAACTGGCATTTAACGCGATGGATTGCCCTTGCAGTTGGTTCGTTTTTTATCATACAGGCACTTCAATATCAAGATATGATATTGGGACTAGTGGGCGGGTTTTTCCTGTTCCAGGCCGTAACCAATACCGGTTGCCTTTGTGGAAGCTGTGCCGTCACCTCGTCGCCTTCTGCAGAACCGAACGACAGTAATATCAAACAAGTAGAATTTACACAAATCAACGGAATTGATATGCCTAGGACCAAACAAACGGAGACTTTTAACGATATTATTAACGCTGATAAACCAGTGCTGGTAGACTTTTACGCTGACTGGTGCGGTCCATGTAAGATGATGGGCCCCATCCTGAAAAAGCTCAAAAAGAAAATGGGCGATCAGATCAATATCATTAAAATAGATGCCGAAAAAAATGTTGATGCAGCTATTAAATATAATATAAGTGGTGTACCTACGCTTATATTATTTAAGGATGGAGAGATACTTTGGCAGAAGTCAGGTGTTATGCAAGCTCATCAGCTAGAATCAACCATCAATCAAAATCTTGGGATTTCATGA
- a CDS encoding OsmC family protein has protein sequence MSEEHTYNVNLSWKEKRIGTIGSPELNEEIEVATPPDFDGGEEDIWSPEHLFVSSVSSCFMTTFIAIAEYSKLVFENLEINATAKLGKVDGKFEVAEITLKPELVISEKKFTDKARRIMEKAEQACLITRSIKTEIIFEPRVSIN, from the coding sequence ATGAGCGAAGAACATACATATAATGTAAATTTATCCTGGAAAGAGAAACGAATAGGAACGATAGGTTCGCCAGAATTAAATGAAGAAATTGAAGTAGCTACACCGCCTGATTTTGATGGTGGCGAGGAGGATATTTGGTCGCCGGAACACCTATTTGTTTCTTCGGTAAGTAGTTGTTTTATGACCACTTTTATAGCTATAGCTGAGTATTCTAAGCTTGTTTTTGAAAATTTAGAGATAAATGCTACAGCCAAACTGGGAAAGGTAGATGGAAAATTTGAAGTGGCAGAAATTACACTAAAGCCTGAGTTGGTGATCAGCGAAAAGAAATTTACTGACAAAGCCCGTCGGATTATGGAAAAAGCCGAGCAGGCCTGTTTAATTACCCGGTCTATTAAGACAGAAATTATTTTTGAACCTAGAGTTTCTATTAATTAA
- a CDS encoding Dps family protein has product MDNLNDIGLDKAKSKELEEKLSELLANYSVFYQNTRGYHWNIKGDDFFELHVKFEELYNDLQVKIDEVAERILTLGYTPSHRYSNYIEKSEIAESKQISDGKAAVREILEAFKTTLRLQREILELSDEAGDEGTNALMSDYIREQEKDVWMYSSYVDTK; this is encoded by the coding sequence ATGGATAACTTAAACGATATAGGCTTAGACAAAGCCAAATCAAAAGAGCTCGAAGAAAAGCTGAGCGAACTGCTGGCGAATTATTCTGTATTTTACCAGAATACGCGCGGCTATCACTGGAATATCAAAGGGGATGATTTTTTTGAACTGCATGTGAAGTTCGAAGAATTATATAACGATTTGCAGGTGAAGATCGATGAGGTGGCAGAGCGAATTCTCACTTTGGGATATACGCCCAGCCATCGTTATTCCAACTATATTGAAAAATCAGAAATTGCTGAAAGTAAGCAAATATCAGATGGGAAAGCAGCAGTTCGTGAAATTTTAGAAGCATTTAAAACTACCCTTCGGCTGCAGCGCGAAATTCTTGAACTTTCGGATGAAGCAGGAGACGAGGGGACTAATGCGCTGATGAGTGATTATATCCGCGAGCAGGAAAAAGATGTATGGATGTATTCCTCATATGTCGATACGAAGTAA
- a CDS encoding DUF302 domain-containing protein, translating into MSYHFSKTLDTSFEEAIEKTTEALKEEGFGVLTEIDIKATLKKKLDVDFKKYQILGACNPPLAHQALTAEDHIGLMLPCNVIVQEHDDGNVEVSAVDPVASMQSVENDELGGVAQEVRGLLKKVIESL; encoded by the coding sequence ATGTCTTATCATTTTAGCAAAACATTGGATACTTCTTTTGAAGAAGCTATTGAGAAAACAACTGAAGCACTAAAAGAAGAAGGTTTTGGAGTGCTTACCGAAATTGACATCAAAGCAACGCTCAAGAAAAAGCTGGATGTGGATTTTAAGAAATACCAGATTCTTGGAGCATGTAATCCGCCGCTGGCGCACCAAGCACTAACGGCAGAGGACCACATCGGACTGATGCTGCCTTGCAACGTAATTGTACAGGAGCATGACGATGGTAATGTTGAAGTTTCGGCTGTGGATCCGGTTGCTTCTATGCAATCCGTCGAAAATGATGAGCTGGGCGGTGTGGCACAGGAAGTTCGAGGTCTGCTAAAAAAAGTAATCGAGTCGTTATAA